In Parasphingorhabdus halotolerans, a single window of DNA contains:
- a CDS encoding M14 family metallopeptidase — translation MTIQITSAFDSGNIEVHEIDSTSATLSIRKDKDSDFFQWFHFRVTCEIGDELSLNITGLKESAYPQGWPKYDACVSEDREYWGRADSSYDEAIGTLSIKYIAASNIVWFAYFAPYSMDRHHDLIAEVASVEGVICQTLGHSLEGQPIDCLTLGNGEKKVWLYARQHPGESMAEWWMEGALEMLTDYADPHARRLLDKCTFHIVPNMNPDGSCRGHLRTNYAGINLNREWHEPSVEKSPEVLCVRNAMDKTGVDFAMDVHGDEAIPAVFIAGFEGIPSITKKQLEHYHTYRDRLAQRTPDFQTKLGYPTAAKGKANLSMSTNQVAERFGAVAMTLEMPFKDNRDLPDDEQGWSPERSKLLARECLATLAELIDDI, via the coding sequence ATGACCATCCAGATCACCAGCGCATTCGATAGCGGAAATATCGAAGTTCACGAAATTGACAGCACGTCTGCAACACTCTCAATCCGCAAAGACAAGGATAGTGATTTTTTCCAGTGGTTCCACTTTCGCGTCACCTGCGAAATTGGCGACGAGTTGTCGCTCAATATCACTGGTCTGAAGGAATCGGCCTATCCGCAAGGCTGGCCAAAATATGACGCGTGCGTGAGTGAAGATCGCGAATATTGGGGCCGCGCTGATTCCAGCTATGATGAAGCCATAGGAACACTGTCGATCAAATATATCGCGGCCAGCAATATCGTCTGGTTCGCCTATTTTGCGCCTTACAGCATGGATCGCCATCACGATTTAATCGCCGAGGTTGCTTCGGTCGAAGGCGTCATCTGCCAGACATTGGGCCATTCTCTGGAGGGCCAGCCAATTGACTGCCTGACCCTTGGTAATGGCGAGAAAAAAGTCTGGCTCTACGCACGCCAGCATCCCGGCGAAAGCATGGCCGAATGGTGGATGGAAGGCGCACTGGAAATGCTCACCGACTATGCTGACCCGCATGCGCGGCGGCTGCTCGATAAATGCACTTTCCATATCGTGCCCAATATGAATCCGGATGGATCGTGCAGAGGGCATTTACGAACCAATTACGCTGGCATCAATCTCAATCGCGAGTGGCATGAGCCAAGCGTCGAAAAATCACCCGAAGTGCTATGCGTCCGCAATGCGATGGATAAAACCGGCGTTGATTTTGCGATGGACGTGCATGGCGATGAAGCAATTCCGGCGGTTTTTATCGCAGGCTTTGAGGGTATTCCTTCAATCACCAAAAAGCAGCTCGAACATTATCACACATATCGCGACCGCCTCGCCCAGCGCACACCCGATTTCCAGACCAAGCTTGGTTATCCGACGGCAGCCAAGGGCAAAGCCAATCTCTCGATGTCCACCAACCAGGTCGCCGAACGCTTTGGCGCGGTGGCGATGACGCTGGAAATGCCGTTCAAGGATAATCGTGATTTGCCCGATGACGAGCAAGGCTGGTCGCCCGAGCGTTCAAAACTGCTCGCACGGGAATGCCTTGCGACACTGGCGGAACTGATCGACGACATCTAA